The Bacillota bacterium genome window below encodes:
- a CDS encoding flavodoxin family protein: MKILVLDGFPARENRIGELVCSIVGQNNVEHVRLADRDIAWCRGCFHCWLITPGECIIGDIGNDIARKFMDSELVVLLTPVTFGGYSSVLKKAVDRLIPNLSGLCTQYQGETHHVKRYSRYPALAILGVQKTPDSGVEEIFKELAERNRLNMYPQDFVSHVFNENTGANKLEAELASILGELGVVK, encoded by the coding sequence ATGAAAATCTTGGTCTTAGACGGTTTCCCTGCCCGGGAAAACAGGATCGGTGAGCTGGTGTGCTCTATTGTGGGACAAAACAATGTAGAACATGTCCGGCTTGCTGATAGGGACATCGCATGGTGCCGGGGGTGTTTTCATTGCTGGCTGATTACTCCTGGAGAATGCATCATTGGTGATATCGGAAACGATATTGCCCGGAAATTTATGGACAGCGAACTAGTGGTACTGCTGACACCTGTGACCTTTGGCGGCTATTCGTCAGTGCTCAAAAAGGCAGTTGACCGATTGATCCCCAATCTTTCTGGGCTCTGTACCCAATACCAGGGGGAGACCCACCATGTTAAGCGCTATTCCAGGTATCCTGCTTTGGCGATACTCGGTGTCCAGAAAACTCCGGATTCTGGGGTGGAGGAAATCTTTAAGGAGTTGGCTGAGCGAAACAGACTGAATATGTACCCTCAGGACTTTGTCAGTCATGTATTCAATGAGAATACTGGAGCAAATAAGCTAGAAGCAGAACTTGCCTCCATTTTAGGGGAGCTGGGGGTGGTAAAATGA